A genomic segment from Thiomicrorhabdus aquaedulcis encodes:
- a CDS encoding SDR family NAD(P)-dependent oxidoreductase, producing the protein MKKRVLITGGNKGIGLALTQLFLQKTEFDIVVVARDFSGFKMLSWAQTPRIQCIEYDLTDLDNLPGLVNTVGDIDVLVNNAGLLQPLTYDAYPIANRDYSLKLNIQAPVKLMELFGARMVQRAQINALQSSALRGRMVNNASIAGQIGHPDIWYGIAKAGLINATKSFSKAFAGQVIVNAVAPSPTATDMLDSIPQHRQQAFLKKTISQRFATAQEVAQTLFWLAIDSPEYINGVCIDINNGAFPR; encoded by the coding sequence ATGAAAAAACGCGTGTTAATAACCGGTGGCAATAAAGGCATTGGTTTAGCATTGACTCAACTTTTTTTACAAAAAACCGAGTTCGATATTGTGGTGGTGGCGCGTGATTTTAGTGGGTTTAAGATGCTGTCTTGGGCGCAAACACCGCGCATTCAGTGCATAGAGTACGATTTAACCGACTTAGACAATCTACCAGGCCTGGTCAACACCGTGGGCGACATTGATGTATTGGTCAATAACGCAGGATTATTGCAACCATTAACTTATGATGCCTATCCTATCGCAAATAGGGACTATTCGTTAAAACTGAATATTCAAGCACCGGTTAAGTTAATGGAGTTGTTTGGTGCGCGGATGGTGCAACGCGCTCAAATAAATGCGCTTCAATCATCGGCGTTAAGGGGACGCATGGTTAATAATGCCTCGATTGCTGGGCAAATTGGTCACCCTGATATTTGGTATGGTATTGCCAAAGCGGGCTTAATTAACGCGACCAAAAGTTTTTCAAAAGCCTTTGCAGGTCAGGTGATTGTGAATGCCGTAGCGCCCAGTCCAACCGCCACCGATATGTTAGATTCGATTCCGCAACATCGTCAACAAGCGTTTTTAAAAAAAACCATCAGCCAGCGCTTTGCGACCGCACAAGAGGTGGCACAAACTTTATTTTGGTTGGCCATCGACTCACCCGAATACATTAACGGGGTGTGCATTGATATTAACAACGGTGCGTTTCCAAGGTAG
- a CDS encoding pyridoxal-phosphate-dependent aminotransferase family protein, with product MQSFNPPIRTLMGPGPSDVHPRILSAMARPTIGHLDPEFVRMMDEVKTLLKYAFQTENEMTMPVSAPGSAGMETCFVNLVEPGDKVIVCINGVFGGRMKENVERTGGVCVEVHDDWGTVVSPEKLEAALIANPDAKIVAFVHAETSTGACSDVKTLCEIAHKYNCLTIVDSVTGLAGVPLKIDEWNVDAVYSGTQKCLSCTPGLSPVSFNERALEKVRNRKTKVQSWFLDLNLVMGYWGQGVKRAYHHTAPVNALYALHESLVMLKEEGLENSWARHAAMHAKLRDGLEAMGIKFLVNENDRLPQLNSVWIPEGVDDAAVRAELLNTYNLEIGAGLGALAGKVWRIGLMGFSAKEENVLFFLSALKAVLNK from the coding sequence ATGCAATCTTTTAATCCACCTATTCGTACCCTTATGGGGCCCGGTCCTTCGGACGTTCACCCACGCATTTTATCGGCTATGGCGCGCCCCACTATTGGCCACCTAGACCCAGAGTTTGTGCGCATGATGGACGAGGTAAAAACCTTATTAAAATACGCGTTTCAAACCGAAAACGAAATGACCATGCCGGTGTCGGCACCCGGTTCTGCGGGTATGGAAACTTGCTTTGTTAACCTGGTTGAGCCAGGCGATAAAGTCATTGTGTGCATTAACGGAGTGTTTGGTGGGCGCATGAAAGAAAACGTTGAACGCACCGGTGGCGTGTGCGTTGAAGTGCATGACGACTGGGGAACGGTCGTAAGCCCAGAAAAACTAGAGGCCGCGCTCATTGCTAATCCAGACGCTAAAATTGTGGCGTTTGTACACGCCGAAACCTCAACAGGCGCATGCTCAGACGTTAAAACATTATGCGAAATTGCTCACAAATACAACTGCTTAACCATTGTCGACTCTGTAACAGGTTTAGCGGGCGTTCCGCTTAAAATCGACGAATGGAATGTGGACGCAGTCTATTCTGGCACGCAAAAATGTCTTTCTTGCACCCCTGGTTTGTCGCCAGTAAGCTTTAACGAGCGCGCACTCGAAAAAGTTCGTAACCGTAAAACCAAAGTACAAAGCTGGTTTTTAGACCTAAACCTGGTGATGGGCTATTGGGGACAAGGCGTTAAACGCGCTTACCACCACACCGCCCCGGTTAACGCACTGTATGCTTTGCACGAATCGTTGGTGATGTTAAAAGAAGAAGGCTTAGAAAATTCATGGGCACGTCACGCCGCCATGCACGCTAAATTACGTGACGGCTTAGAAGCGATGGGTATCAAGTTCTTAGTCAATGAAAATGACCGCTTACCGCAATTAAACTCGGTTTGGATTCCCGAAGGCGTTGATGATGCGGCCGTGCGTGCCGAACTGCTTAACACCTACAACCTTGAAATTGGAGCCGGCTTGGGCGCTTTAGCGGGCAAAGTCTGGCGTATTGGTTTAATGGGCTTTTCAGCCAAAGAAGAGAATGTGTTGTTCTTTTTATCGGCCTTAAAAGCTGTTTTAAATAAATAG
- a CDS encoding FAD-linked oxidase C-terminal domain-containing protein — translation MNVIQELKKSLPSGSVISDKEQCTPYECDGLSAYRQTPLAVVLPHNIDQIITILAICKRFNTPVITRGSGTGLAGGALPLANGIVLGLSKMNKIISIDPLARTAVLQPGVRNISVTQAVEAYGLYYAPDPSSQVACSIGGNVAENSGGVHCLKYGLTVHNVLSITMVNMAGDIIKLDEKDDGVDLLALLNGSEGLLGIIVEVKVKLLPKPDTAQLVMAGFSSVSACADAVTSVLEQGIIPAGLEMMDKFSIMAAEEYAKVGYPLDAEALLLCEVDGSFDQVKVDTQRISTILEQAGATSLRVSQNEAERVALWQGRKNAFPAVGRFSPDYYCMDGTIPRKRLAFVLQEIEKLSIKYQLQVANVFHAGDGNLHPLILYDANVPGQLHQTEKFGAEILKLCLDVGGTITGEHGVGVEKLDSMCHQFATPELEIFHGIKNVFDSTGLMNPGKAIPTLHRCAEVGQMHVHNNQLPFPELERF, via the coding sequence ATGAACGTTATACAAGAACTGAAAAAATCTCTGCCAAGCGGCAGCGTCATCTCTGATAAAGAGCAATGTACTCCCTACGAATGTGATGGGCTTTCGGCCTATCGTCAAACACCCCTTGCGGTGGTTCTGCCTCACAACATCGATCAAATTATCACCATTTTAGCCATTTGTAAGCGTTTTAACACGCCGGTGATTACCCGTGGCTCGGGCACAGGCCTGGCCGGTGGGGCTTTGCCCCTGGCCAATGGGATTGTGCTGGGTTTGTCTAAAATGAATAAAATTATTAGCATTGACCCGTTAGCGCGCACAGCCGTGTTGCAACCTGGGGTGCGAAATATCTCGGTGACTCAAGCGGTTGAAGCCTATGGTTTGTATTACGCCCCCGACCCTTCGTCGCAAGTGGCGTGCTCGATAGGCGGCAATGTGGCCGAAAATTCTGGCGGGGTACACTGTTTAAAATACGGTTTAACTGTCCATAATGTGTTGTCTATTACCATGGTTAACATGGCCGGCGACATTATTAAGTTAGATGAAAAAGACGATGGCGTGGATTTACTGGCGCTGTTAAACGGCTCGGAAGGCTTGTTGGGAATTATTGTTGAAGTTAAAGTTAAGTTACTGCCAAAACCCGACACCGCACAGCTGGTGATGGCCGGTTTTAGCTCTGTAAGCGCGTGTGCCGACGCGGTTACCAGCGTGCTTGAGCAAGGTATTATTCCGGCGGGTTTAGAAATGATGGATAAGTTTTCGATTATGGCGGCCGAAGAGTACGCCAAGGTCGGTTATCCACTGGACGCTGAGGCGTTGTTGCTGTGTGAAGTAGACGGCAGTTTTGATCAAGTTAAAGTCGACACGCAACGTATCTCAACCATATTAGAGCAAGCGGGTGCCACGTCGTTACGCGTGTCACAAAACGAGGCCGAACGTGTGGCGTTGTGGCAAGGGCGTAAAAATGCCTTTCCGGCGGTGGGGCGTTTTTCGCCCGACTATTATTGTATGGACGGCACCATTCCACGCAAACGTTTGGCGTTTGTATTGCAAGAAATTGAAAAACTGTCCATAAAATATCAGTTGCAAGTGGCCAATGTTTTTCACGCCGGTGACGGCAATTTGCATCCGCTGATTTTGTACGATGCAAACGTGCCAGGTCAATTGCATCAAACCGAAAAATTTGGTGCAGAAATTTTAAAACTCTGTTTAGACGTCGGCGGCACCATTACCGGTGAACACGGCGTTGGGGTTGAAAAGCTCGATTCGATGTGTCATCAGTTTGCCACGCCCGAATTAGAAATTTTTCACGGCATTAAAAACGTGTTTGATTCCACCGGACTTATGAACCCAGGCAAAGCCATTCCAACCCTGCACCGTTGTGCCGAAGTGGGGCAGATGCATGTGCATAATAATCAATTGCCTTTTCCTGAATTGGAGCGTTTTTAA
- a CDS encoding FAD-binding protein, producing MSEPWINQICDQVKQAAFEQRTVQIAGNHTKVPLENGFEEVSLTQNVSATGIVDYEPSELVVTVKAGTLLADLKAELAQHKQMLGFEPPEYGGSTIGGTYACALTGPSRPFRGVLRDFVLGAKIIDGRGQPLAFGGKMIKNVAGYDVSRMLAGSKGSMAVITELSLKVLPLVEEVTYCKAIPESDAIVLMNKMAGTTLPLSGCAYYEGLFYYRVFGEHPKQTDVTACTNDIWLTLNPFKPKLQAHQKLWRVDTEGPAPSIPNTLAVGMCGQRRWVVSEDAPAEYSTLWQSYFSPRHNDTSPIANIKAGLKNVFDPSNVFKTL from the coding sequence ATGAGCGAGCCGTGGATTAATCAAATTTGCGACCAAGTTAAGCAAGCCGCATTTGAGCAAAGAACCGTGCAAATTGCTGGCAATCACACCAAAGTACCACTCGAAAATGGCTTTGAAGAGGTGTCACTTACCCAAAACGTCAGTGCCACAGGCATTGTGGATTATGAACCTTCAGAACTGGTGGTGACGGTTAAAGCGGGTACGTTGTTGGCCGATTTAAAAGCCGAGTTGGCGCAGCACAAACAGATGCTGGGATTTGAACCGCCCGAATACGGCGGCTCAACCATTGGCGGCACTTATGCTTGCGCTTTAACCGGGCCTTCGCGGCCGTTTAGAGGTGTGTTGCGTGATTTTGTGTTGGGGGCGAAAATTATTGATGGTCGCGGTCAGCCACTGGCGTTTGGCGGCAAAATGATTAAAAACGTCGCCGGTTACGATGTGTCGCGCATGTTAGCCGGTTCTAAAGGCTCTATGGCCGTGATCACCGAGCTGAGCTTAAAGGTGTTGCCGCTGGTGGAAGAGGTAACGTATTGCAAAGCCATACCCGAAAGTGACGCCATTGTATTAATGAATAAAATGGCGGGTACCACTTTACCCTTGTCGGGTTGTGCGTATTATGAAGGGTTATTTTATTATCGCGTGTTTGGCGAACACCCTAAACAAACCGACGTAACGGCCTGCACTAATGACATTTGGTTAACCTTAAATCCGTTTAAACCTAAATTACAAGCGCACCAAAAATTATGGCGGGTCGACACCGAAGGCCCCGCACCGTCTATTCCCAATACCCTTGCAGTGGGCATGTGTGGGCAACGTCGCTGGGTGGTCAGTGAAGATGCACCTGCCGAGTATTCGACGTTATGGCAAAGTTATTTTTCGCCGCGCCATAATGACACCTCGCCCATTGCCAACATTAAAGCCGGATTAAAAAACGTCTTTGATCCCTCAAACGTTTTTAAAACGCTTTAA
- a CDS encoding 4Fe-4S dicluster domain-containing protein produces the protein MQTQIPVDLLKTAHGQTADKILRSCVHCGFCLSACPTYGLLGDELDSPRGRIYLIKQALEGGEVTANSLTHLDRCLTCRSCETTCPSGVEYAHLLDIGREFIEAKSPRPRLQQFIRWGLRKTLTTPFLFNTLTTLWPWAKHSTVNKPLQTLVRQAKAHTHVKQVLLISGCVQPALAPNINLATIHVLHKLGIGVIETPQVQCCGAVEHHLSGSEDALKK, from the coding sequence ATGCAAACTCAAATTCCTGTCGATTTATTAAAAACCGCCCACGGCCAAACCGCCGATAAGATTTTGCGTTCATGCGTGCATTGCGGTTTTTGTCTGTCGGCCTGCCCAACCTACGGCTTATTGGGCGACGAGTTGGATTCGCCGCGTGGACGTATTTATTTAATTAAGCAGGCGTTAGAAGGCGGTGAGGTAACGGCCAATTCTCTAACCCATCTGGATCGTTGCTTAACCTGCCGTTCGTGCGAAACCACCTGTCCGTCGGGAGTCGAGTACGCCCACTTGCTGGATATTGGCCGAGAGTTTATTGAAGCCAAAAGCCCGCGCCCTCGCTTGCAGCAGTTTATCCGTTGGGGTTTGCGCAAAACCCTCACCACGCCCTTTTTGTTTAATACTCTAACCACTTTATGGCCGTGGGCTAAGCACAGTACCGTCAACAAGCCGTTACAAACTTTAGTGCGGCAGGCCAAAGCGCATACGCATGTTAAGCAAGTTTTGTTAATCAGCGGTTGTGTACAACCCGCCTTAGCGCCCAATATAAATTTGGCGACCATTCATGTGTTGCATAAATTGGGCATTGGTGTAATCGAAACCCCACAGGTGCAATGTTGCGGTGCGGTTGAGCATCATTTGTCGGGTTCTGAGGACGCATTAAAAAAATAA
- a CDS encoding heterodisulfide reductase-related iron-sulfur binding cluster codes for MIKEYAHLLKHDPLYAKKAKRVVEKTMDISEYLVTQDLSQFKRDTQQKIVFQSPCTLQHGQKLPGLVEKTLVSLGFQVSPVVDSHLCCGSAGTYSIFQKSCPCNCVTTSLIIY; via the coding sequence ATGATTAAAGAGTACGCTCACCTGCTTAAGCACGACCCGTTGTACGCCAAAAAGGCCAAGCGTGTGGTTGAAAAGACCATGGATATTTCGGAGTATTTGGTCACCCAAGATTTAAGCCAGTTTAAGCGCGATACCCAGCAAAAAATTGTATTTCAATCGCCATGCACCTTGCAACACGGTCAAAAGCTACCAGGCCTGGTCGAAAAAACCTTGGTGTCTTTAGGCTTTCAGGTCAGCCCGGTGGTGGACAGTCATTTGTGTTGCGGCTCGGCCGGAACCTACTCTATTTTTCAAAAGAGTTGTCCATGCAACTGCGTGACAACAAGCTTAATCATTTATTAA
- the cbiB gene encoding adenosylcobinamide-phosphate synthase CbiB: MLLFDSLLIVSSALLAVLLDRLWGEFKGIRHPVVLMGDWIGFYERHFYRAHFMAGLGLLVSLLALCVAVSVAVVSAFNVLPGLVNALLTGVLASTLLAHRMLYDSVCALLHSAHKQQTIALLVSRDTQALSDSECFKAGIETYAENLSDGYLAPLFWFLLAGLPGLVIYKAVNTLDSMVGYRTARYEAFGKASAKLDDLLNWLPARFTAVLIRLLSGTLMFWDFYHTGRQHDSPNAGLPISAMALHCQCQLGGDTVYFGTLKPKAHFGDPNDPKQITKHHLQTALSLRNKVDAVVVLGLGMSVVWMGWRVVFG, encoded by the coding sequence ATGCTGTTGTTTGATTCTTTGTTGATTGTCAGCAGTGCCCTTTTGGCGGTGTTATTGGATCGGTTGTGGGGTGAGTTTAAGGGCATTCGTCATCCGGTGGTGTTAATGGGGGATTGGATTGGCTTTTACGAACGTCACTTTTACCGTGCGCATTTTATGGCTGGATTGGGGTTGTTGGTGAGTTTGCTGGCGTTGTGTGTGGCGGTGAGCGTCGCGGTGGTGAGTGCGTTTAACGTGTTACCAGGCCTGGTCAATGCGTTGTTAACCGGGGTGTTGGCTTCGACCTTGTTGGCGCATCGCATGTTGTACGATTCGGTGTGTGCGCTGTTGCACTCTGCCCATAAACAGCAGACCATCGCCCTACTGGTAAGCCGCGACACCCAGGCGTTAAGCGACAGCGAGTGTTTTAAAGCGGGCATTGAGACCTACGCTGAGAACTTAAGCGATGGCTACCTTGCGCCGCTGTTTTGGTTTTTACTGGCGGGCTTGCCAGGCCTGGTCATCTACAAAGCGGTCAACACGTTAGATTCAATGGTCGGCTATCGCACCGCACGTTACGAAGCGTTTGGCAAAGCCAGTGCTAAGCTCGACGATCTACTCAACTGGCTGCCCGCTCGCTTTACTGCGGTGCTGATTAGGCTGTTAAGTGGCACATTAATGTTTTGGGACTTTTATCACACAGGTCGCCAACACGACAGCCCCAACGCAGGACTCCCCATCAGCGCCATGGCTCTGCACTGCCAATGTCAACTGGGAGGCGACACAGTGTACTTTGGAACGCTCAAACCCAAAGCCCACTTTGGAGACCCAAACGACCCAAAACAGATCACAAAACACCACCTGCAAACGGCCTTAAGCCTACGCAATAAAGTGGATGCGGTGGTGGTGCTTGGATTGGGGATGAGTGTGGTTTGGATGGGATGGAGGGTGGTTTTTGGGTGA
- a CDS encoding aminotransferase class I/II-fold pyridoxal phosphate-dependent enzyme: MTFAHDGQHGGQLYAQAAKQGVTAEEALANWLDFSASIPPWQFSHSPHFNPLALLHYPDSSHRLLIDAIQTRFEVPPDSISICNGVSAAIHNLLAYLRPEHTVLYTPLFGEYEAVARAFGSKIHPINRLDKTTFAPQSIKQLAQIPIPKNSVVVWVNPSTPDGHYTSLAALKPLLDLWRKQDCWVLLDESFLPFIGFEPGLSGRSLLGAWPRLIVLQSLTKFYACPGLRVGTVFAHSEFLAQWPQAHWPVSAVDQALLLQRMLEPGLTVQNVLLLTRLKSELIMGLNQALFVERVFPGRVNFVLVKTCIKASLIVRALAQNGILVRDCQSFGLGDFTLRVAVKDEASQCRLLSAWANLHAVV, from the coding sequence ATGACGTTTGCCCATGATGGTCAACACGGCGGTCAACTTTACGCGCAAGCCGCAAAACAAGGGGTCACCGCCGAAGAGGCCTTGGCAAATTGGCTCGACTTTTCGGCCAGCATTCCGCCGTGGCAGTTTAGTCACAGCCCGCATTTTAATCCGCTTGCGTTACTTCATTATCCAGACTCCAGTCATCGCTTACTCATTGACGCCATACAAACCCGTTTTGAAGTGCCGCCTGACTCAATATCGATATGCAATGGCGTATCCGCAGCAATACACAATTTATTGGCCTATTTACGACCCGAACACACGGTTTTATACACCCCCCTATTTGGCGAGTATGAAGCGGTTGCAAGGGCTTTTGGTTCAAAAATTCACCCTATAAATCGGCTGGATAAAACAACATTCGCACCGCAATCCATCAAACAACTCGCGCAAATTCCCATCCCTAAAAACAGCGTGGTGGTGTGGGTTAATCCTTCTACTCCCGACGGGCATTACACGTCTTTAGCGGCGCTTAAACCTCTGTTGGATTTATGGCGTAAACAGGATTGTTGGGTATTGCTGGATGAATCGTTTTTGCCTTTTATTGGTTTTGAGCCGGGCTTGAGTGGACGGAGTTTGTTGGGGGCTTGGCCTCGTTTAATCGTGTTGCAGTCGTTAACCAAGTTTTATGCGTGCCCCGGTCTACGAGTGGGCACTGTGTTTGCACACTCCGAGTTTTTAGCGCAGTGGCCGCAAGCGCATTGGCCTGTTTCGGCGGTGGATCAGGCTTTGTTGTTGCAACGCATGCTTGAGCCTGGCTTGACCGTACAGAATGTTTTGCTGCTCACGCGTCTTAAATCTGAGTTAATTATGGGTCTTAACCAGGCGTTGTTTGTTGAGCGGGTGTTTCCGGGTCGGGTTAATTTTGTTTTGGTTAAGACGTGTATTAAGGCGAGCTTGATTGTGCGGGCTTTGGCTCAAAACGGGATTTTGGTGCGTGATTGCCAGAGCTTTGGGTTGGGTGATTTTACCTTGCGGGTGGCGGTGAAAGACGAGGCGAGTCAGTGCCGTTTGTTGTCCGCATGGGCTAATTTGCATGCTGTTGTTTGA
- the cobO gene encoding cob(I)yrinic acid a,c-diamide adenosyltransferase produces MTPEEKKAHFHKVRMERKKAQIDAAIARADNEKGLLLVITGNGKGKSTSGFGMVARALGHGLKVGVCQFIKSRTDTGEEAFFNAQPKCEWHVLGDGFTWDTQDRAGDIATSERGWEVATKMLTDPSYDLVVLDELTYLLSYDYLDKELVLNTLSERPEMQHVVVTGRSAIAELRELADTVSDIKDEKHAYKSGIKAQKGFDL; encoded by the coding sequence ATGACCCCCGAAGAGAAAAAAGCCCATTTTCACAAAGTGCGCATGGAGCGCAAAAAAGCTCAAATTGATGCAGCCATTGCGCGCGCCGACAATGAAAAAGGACTTTTGCTGGTGATTACCGGCAACGGCAAAGGCAAATCCACCTCGGGTTTTGGCATGGTGGCGCGTGCGCTTGGGCACGGCTTAAAAGTGGGCGTTTGTCAGTTTATTAAAAGTCGTACCGACACCGGTGAAGAAGCGTTTTTTAACGCCCAACCTAAGTGCGAATGGCATGTATTGGGCGATGGTTTTACCTGGGACACGCAAGACCGTGCGGGCGATATCGCCACTTCGGAGCGCGGTTGGGAAGTGGCCACCAAGATGCTGACCGACCCCAGTTACGATTTGGTGGTGTTAGACGAGCTCACCTACCTTTTAAGCTACGACTATTTGGATAAAGAGTTAGTCCTTAACACCCTAAGCGAACGCCCAGAGATGCAACATGTGGTGGTAACAGGCCGCTCCGCCATTGCCGAACTGCGCGAGTTGGCCGACACCGTGTCGGACATAAAAGACGAAAAACACGCTTATAAAAGTGGCATTAAAGCCCAAAAAGGCTTTGATCTTTAA
- a CDS encoding TonB-dependent receptor gives MKLSKLSVAVLSTFSVTLNTLASTMACAENNTLLDSIYVSDTAIVVDNLQTPYSAKTYTRADIQASGVSSISDFLNQNTTVSIQPAYGNPLAPLVDMQGYGSESGHENVQIIVDGVSLNNIDLAPPQLSGIALNSVEEIAIIKGSGAVLYGNGATAGAIIITTNKNFTATELAQLGTSYGSNNTTQQTLNVKKTTSVNGFNLLTALNAEAFHTHGSKEINLDGTRNSTDNTNLAGTFGVQKGVNSATLSLAKNQSDVNYPGSMPLTEFKQNPDANTTTGNTNQTYETTTKTLTLATELNANTKLSYTLNRLDKNSTYVTYDSAFDYEQTTHKLDAKTQLNSVLLQYGLSKGDAQRDGQSTFSNNRTTRNDTAAYGLMTVDVTKQLVLSAGMRAQQFDYQYQDATQKRKQNDHLQAHELGLNYLLSAHNSVYTSFSNAFLAPNIDRFFNFGGAFNEFITPQQSQTFTLGFKHQQNTLKLTTELFYVDLSDEIYYDSSTFTNTNLDKSHKQGLNAAITQQFNAITAGADYTYVNALIDQEAGKDYSGNRLPGVSEHTLKLFAHYDFTSNLFTTLPNHRLKVMHKQGSDSFAMSDFDNANGQYPGYKSTDLSYQIANKQLNIQIGVNNLLDEDNGLYVASNTSTVVYPTQYERYYYVSANYTF, from the coding sequence ATGAAACTCTCAAAACTTTCTGTGGCTGTTTTAAGCACGTTTAGCGTCACCCTTAACACTTTAGCCAGCACAATGGCGTGCGCCGAAAATAACACCTTATTAGACTCTATTTACGTTTCAGATACCGCCATTGTGGTGGACAATCTGCAAACCCCCTATTCCGCTAAAACTTACACTCGCGCAGACATTCAAGCCAGTGGTGTCAGTTCGATCAGCGACTTTTTAAATCAAAATACCACTGTATCAATTCAACCTGCTTACGGTAACCCACTTGCACCGCTGGTAGACATGCAGGGTTATGGTTCTGAATCAGGGCATGAAAATGTGCAAATCATTGTCGATGGCGTTTCACTCAATAACATTGATTTAGCGCCCCCACAACTAAGCGGTATTGCGCTAAATTCGGTGGAAGAAATTGCTATTATTAAAGGCTCTGGTGCGGTTTTGTACGGCAACGGTGCTACCGCAGGTGCCATTATAATTACCACCAATAAAAACTTTACGGCCACCGAACTTGCCCAGCTGGGCACTTCTTACGGTTCAAACAACACCACGCAACAAACGCTTAATGTTAAAAAAACCACCTCTGTAAATGGTTTTAACCTATTAACCGCTTTAAACGCCGAAGCCTTTCACACCCATGGCAGTAAAGAAATTAACCTGGATGGCACGCGTAACAGCACAGACAACACCAATTTAGCGGGCACGTTTGGGGTACAAAAAGGGGTTAATTCAGCCACGCTTAGCCTTGCCAAAAATCAGTCAGACGTGAACTACCCTGGCTCTATGCCTTTAACAGAGTTTAAACAAAACCCAGACGCCAACACAACAACAGGCAACACCAACCAAACCTACGAAACCACGACCAAAACGTTAACCTTAGCCACCGAATTAAACGCCAATACCAAGTTAAGTTACACGCTTAATCGCTTAGACAAAAACTCAACCTATGTTACTTATGATTCAGCTTTCGACTATGAGCAAACCACCCATAAATTGGATGCTAAAACGCAATTAAACTCGGTATTATTGCAATATGGCTTGTCTAAAGGTGACGCGCAACGGGATGGTCAAAGCACTTTCTCTAATAATCGCACCACACGCAACGACACGGCCGCTTATGGGTTAATGACCGTAGACGTTACTAAACAACTTGTTTTAAGTGCCGGAATGCGCGCACAGCAATTTGATTATCAATACCAAGATGCCACTCAAAAACGTAAGCAAAACGACCATTTACAGGCACACGAACTGGGATTAAATTATTTACTCAGTGCGCACAACTCGGTCTATACGTCTTTTAGCAATGCGTTTTTAGCGCCTAACATCGATCGCTTTTTTAACTTTGGTGGCGCGTTTAATGAATTTATTACCCCCCAACAGTCGCAAACCTTCACGCTTGGATTTAAACATCAACAAAACACTCTAAAACTCACAACCGAGCTGTTTTACGTTGATTTAAGCGATGAGATTTATTACGACTCAAGCACGTTTACCAACACCAATTTAGATAAAAGTCATAAACAAGGCTTAAACGCCGCCATTACCCAACAATTTAACGCCATTACCGCAGGAGCAGACTACACCTACGTTAACGCACTCATTGACCAAGAAGCTGGCAAAGACTATTCAGGCAATCGTTTACCAGGGGTTTCAGAACACACACTAAAACTGTTTGCCCATTACGACTTTACCTCAAACCTTTTTACAACATTGCCCAATCACCGTTTAAAAGTAATGCACAAACAAGGGTCTGACAGTTTTGCGATGTCTGACTTTGACAATGCAAACGGTCAATATCCTGGATACAAAAGCACCGATTTAAGCTACCAAATTGCCAACAAACAGCTCAACATTCAAATAGGGGTCAACAATCTACTGGATGAAGACAATGGACTTTATGTGGCATCAAACACCAGTACAGTAGTCTACCCAACGCAATATGAGCGGTATTATTATGTGTCGGCCAATTACACATTTTAG